The following coding sequences are from one Methanococcoides orientis window:
- a CDS encoding TrpB-like pyridoxal phosphate-dependent enzyme, with product MEQTKILLDENEMPKKWYNILPDMPTPLAPPLNPANNEPLNPEDLAPLFPMELIKQEMSSERYIDIPDEVLEIYKLWRPAPLFRAHRLEKLLDTPAKIYYKYEGVSPAGSHKPNTSVAQVYYNMKEGTERITTETGAGQWGSALSLSCNYFDIECKVYMVRSSFEQKPYRKSLINLWGAQVVPSPSPDTEFGRHMLEKYPDTTGSLGIAIGEAVEDAVKHDNTKYALGSVLNHVMLHQTVIGLEAQQQLDKVEEYPDIVIGCCGGGSNLAGISLPYMRDKIEGTHDPRIIAVEPSACPTLCDGKFQYDYGDMAKLTPLLKMYSLGFDFIPPAIHAGGLRYHGCSPIISQLTEDKLMEATSYHQVEVFEAGVMFARSEGIPPAPESTHAIKCAIDEALKCKQTGEEKTILFCLSGHGHFDMYSYDKYFSGQLSND from the coding sequence ATGGAACAGACTAAGATCCTACTTGATGAAAACGAGATGCCAAAAAAATGGTATAATATCCTTCCGGATATGCCCACTCCATTGGCTCCTCCACTTAATCCTGCAAATAATGAGCCACTAAATCCAGAGGACCTTGCTCCTCTTTTCCCTATGGAGCTCATCAAACAGGAAATGAGCAGTGAGAGATATATTGATATCCCTGATGAGGTTCTTGAGATCTACAAGCTCTGGAGACCTGCTCCTCTGTTCCGTGCACACAGGCTTGAAAAATTACTTGACACTCCTGCAAAGATCTACTACAAATATGAGGGTGTCAGTCCTGCAGGCAGTCACAAACCAAATACCTCTGTGGCACAGGTTTACTATAATATGAAAGAAGGCACCGAAAGGATAACCACCGAGACCGGAGCCGGTCAGTGGGGAAGCGCACTTTCACTTAGCTGTAATTATTTTGATATTGAATGTAAGGTCTATATGGTACGCTCCAGCTTCGAGCAGAAACCATACCGTAAATCCCTGATCAATCTCTGGGGTGCACAGGTAGTACCTTCTCCAAGTCCTGACACTGAGTTCGGACGTCACATGCTTGAGAAATATCCAGACACAACAGGCAGTCTTGGTATTGCTATCGGAGAAGCTGTAGAAGATGCTGTGAAGCACGATAACACAAAATATGCTCTTGGCAGTGTGCTCAACCACGTCATGTTACACCAGACTGTCATAGGTCTTGAAGCCCAGCAGCAGCTCGACAAGGTCGAGGAATATCCTGATATCGTCATCGGATGCTGTGGTGGTGGAAGTAACCTTGCAGGTATCAGCCTTCCATACATGAGGGATAAGATAGAAGGAACCCATGACCCACGTATCATTGCTGTGGAGCCTTCCGCATGTCCAACATTGTGTGATGGCAAGTTCCAGTATGACTATGGTGACATGGCAAAACTGACTCCACTCCTTAAGATGTATTCACTGGGATTCGATTTCATTCCACCAGCCATCCATGCAGGCGGCTTAAGGTACCACGGATGCTCACCGATAATCAGCCAGTTGACCGAAGACAAACTTATGGAAGCTACCAGCTATCATCAGGTAGAGGTATTCGAAGCAGGCGTCATGTTCGCCCGCAGTGAAGGTATCCCACCAGCACCGGAGTCCACCCACGCTATCAAATGCGCTATCGATGAGGCTCTCAAGTGCAAGCAGACCGGCGAAGAGAAGACCATCCTGTTCTGTCTCAGCGGTCACGGTCACTTCGATATGTACTCTTACGACAAGTACTTCAGCGGCCAGCTTAGCAACGATTAA
- the hmgA gene encoding hydroxymethylglutaryl-CoA reductase (NADPH), whose product MASNTEPTFNEEELIEKIVSGEIPLRKIDAYTDKDTAIRLRKCAIEKMEGVQFEHIQNYTIDAESVTKRNIENMIGAIQIPLGIAGAIKINGEYANDEFMLPLATTEGALVASTNRGCSAITASGGANVRIFQDQMTRAPVFKMDDVAHARKFVDWIRKPETFEKMKEKAGGTTRFGELLSVEPYVTGNTVFLRFAYDTKDAMGMNMVTIATDAILNLISDEFGAYPISLSGNMCTDKKPAAINNILGRGKTVAADVTIPKELVEKKLKTTPEMMEEVNYRKNLLGSARAGALGFNAHAANIVAALYLACGQDAAHVVEGSTAITTMEVNEYGDLYCAVTMPSVQVGTVGGGTSIGTQRDCLNLLGVAGAGKVPGENSKKLAEIVAAAVLAGEISLIGAQAAGHLARAHAELGR is encoded by the coding sequence ATGGCATCAAACACCGAACCCACATTTAACGAAGAGGAATTGATTGAGAAAATCGTATCAGGAGAGATCCCCCTAAGGAAGATCGATGCATATACAGACAAGGATACTGCGATCAGGCTGAGGAAATGTGCGATCGAGAAGATGGAAGGTGTCCAGTTCGAACATATTCAGAACTATACAATTGATGCCGAATCAGTTACAAAACGCAATATCGAAAATATGATCGGCGCCATACAGATCCCCCTTGGAATTGCAGGAGCCATTAAAATAAACGGCGAATATGCTAACGATGAGTTCATGCTTCCACTTGCCACCACCGAAGGAGCACTTGTTGCAAGTACCAACCGCGGATGTTCTGCCATTACAGCTTCCGGCGGTGCCAATGTCAGGATATTTCAGGATCAGATGACACGCGCACCTGTTTTCAAAATGGATGATGTTGCACACGCAAGGAAATTCGTGGACTGGATAAGAAAGCCTGAGACATTTGAAAAGATGAAGGAAAAGGCCGGCGGAACAACACGCTTTGGTGAACTGCTCAGCGTTGAGCCATACGTTACAGGAAACACCGTTTTCTTAAGGTTCGCCTATGATACAAAGGATGCAATGGGAATGAACATGGTCACCATTGCCACCGATGCAATACTCAACCTCATCTCCGATGAGTTCGGAGCTTATCCAATATCCCTTTCAGGGAACATGTGCACTGACAAGAAACCTGCAGCCATCAATAATATACTTGGCAGAGGGAAGACAGTTGCAGCCGATGTAACGATCCCAAAGGAGCTTGTCGAAAAGAAACTGAAGACCACTCCAGAAATGATGGAAGAGGTGAACTACAGGAAGAACCTCCTTGGTTCTGCAAGAGCAGGAGCACTTGGTTTCAATGCACATGCTGCCAACATCGTAGCAGCATTATACCTTGCATGCGGACAGGATGCAGCTCACGTCGTGGAAGGCAGTACCGCCATCACAACAATGGAAGTGAATGAATATGGAGACCTCTATTGTGCAGTTACCATGCCATCCGTGCAGGTCGGTACAGTTGGAGGAGGAACAAGTATCGGAACGCAGAGAGATTGCTTGAACCTGTTGGGAGTTGCAGGTGCCGGCAAAGTTCCGGGTGAGAACTCAAAGAAACTGGCAGAAATAGTAGCAGCAGCGGTGCTTGCAGGCGAGATATCACTGATAGGTGCACAAGCTGCCGGACATCTGGCAAGAGCTCATGCCGAGCTCGGCCGATGA